The following coding sequences are from one Rhipicephalus microplus isolate Deutch F79 chromosome 3, USDA_Rmic, whole genome shotgun sequence window:
- the LOC142761602 gene encoding monocarboxylate transporter 9-like: protein MTVPDQASTLAEKKNGCETSPTSNARKGIPRYGPDSVHSWMTAGACALATFFGVGGRRSSGFLYVAILDTFGATRTQAAWPIILLGGVLLLTGLIAGPLAHRYTPRPVAIVGGSIGALGLMVSYFATNTEYLVFSLGIVHSIGSGMLFVVIPTVINEHFIRYKGLAMGINFAGATMGTFVFPKFLELTTNHYGFKSALLLFGALCLNAVAFSLFLRQPSWLKKKLKEQKDKQAQEKKLRSVTDTAGHTEKASRNAIPNGSADGHASAKKQELVPGSFRHGLTVFSCPMFYVVMYSYIAFSFAFECYISLLVDFAIDRGISVSHAVTVLSTSSVADLVGRLTLPALADRGYFTRQSLMTISFVWMGSLYIMLPLAESYAVVFAMATAIAFCIGTTVVLFSVLCAEYVGIERVSMAYGMVSASAGMTSLGKPLVIGYFRDKVGSYDNLFRFCGSVVTLGAIIWIFVHIKLWATSKHTWTLDNGTLCGSHEAKAKKGQP from the exons GAGCATGCGCCCTTGCTACATTTTTCGGCGTCGGTGGACGAAGGTCGAGTGGCTTCTTGTACGTGGCCATTCTGGACACCTTCGGCGCTACCAGAACACAGGCTGCATGGCCCATCATATTACTCGGTGGCGTGCTGCTGCTAACAG GTCTCATTGCTGGGCCGTTAGCGCATCGGTATACTCCACGACCTGTGGCGATAGTCGGCGGCTCCATTGGAGCCCTTGGACTCATGGTTTCGTACTTCGCCACCAACACTGAATACCTCGTTTTCAGCTTGGGCATTGTCCACT CAATCGGCAGCGGTATGCTGTTTGTCGTTATTCCGACTGTCATCAACGAGCACTTCATTCGCTACAAAGGTCTTGCCATGGGAATCAATTTCGCTGGTGCTACGATGGGCACATTTGTTTTTCCAAAGTTCCTCGAGCTGACGACCAATCACTACGGCTTTAAAAGTGCCCTGCTGCTCTTCGGTGCTCTTTGTCTGAACGCCGTGGCTTTCAGCCTCTTTCTGCGTCAGCCATCATGGCTGAAGAAGAAGCTGAAAGAGCAGAAGGACAAGCAGGCCCAAGAGAAGAAACTGCGCAGTGTGACTGACACTGCTGGCCACACCGAAAAAGCCAGCCGCAATGCGATTCCAAATGGATCGGCAGATGGCCACGCAAGTGCGAAAAAACAGGAATTAGTGCCAGGATCATTTCGTCATGGCCTTACCGTGTTCTCGTGTCCCATGTTTTACGTGGTGATGTACTCTTACATTGCGTTCAGCTTCGCCTTCGAGTGCTATATTTCCCTACTGGTTGATTTCGCGATTGACCGTGGAATAAGTGTTTCACACGCGGTGACCGTGCTCTCAACCAGTTCAGTGGCTGACCTGGTCGGTCGGCTGACACTTCCGGCACTGGCTGACAGAGGATACTTCACTCGTCAATCCCTGATGACCATCAGCTTCGTGTGGATGGGATCTCTGTACATCATGCTTCCGCTAGCGGAGAGTTACGCTGTAGTGTTCGCAATGGCGACGGCGATTGCATTCTGCATCGGCACTACCGTAGTGTTATTTTCTGTGCTGTGCGCGGAGTACGTCGGCATCGAAAGAGTGTCTATGGCGTATGGCATGGTGTCAGCGTCCGCGGGGATGACGTCACTGGGAAAGCCACTCGTAATTG GCTACTTCCGGGACAAGGTGGGATCTTACGACAACTTGTTCCGCTTTTGCGGCTCCGTAGTGACACTGGGTGCCATCATCTGGATCTTCGTCCACATCAAGCTCTGGGCCACATCTAAGCACACGTGGACATTGGACAACGGCACGTTATGTGGCTCTCACGAAGCCAAAGCGAAGAAGGGCCAGCCTTAA